Proteins encoded within one genomic window of Citricoccus muralis:
- a CDS encoding acyl-CoA thioesterase yields MMNTNLYPDDPTDILRSVLQLEDHGLDDFGFRRFTGDTPPQARGRVFGGQVLAQSLLAASTTIDDDRLLHSMHSYFIRPGDAKEPIDFVVESPRDGRSFSVRRVQAWQHGKVILSLSCSFQQPSPGLEHQVPMPEGLPGPEDLPTAADLLGHLDVPVAQEFARARPFDVRHVYPAIYLRPDEQKRPENIAWMKTFTPITFDGPFTSANAQAAALAYASDYTLLEPILRQHGVAWAKRDLSVASLDHSMWFHRPVAVDEWLLYVQESPSAQSARGLGLGRIYTRDGILVATVGQEGMVRLPEFAEQN; encoded by the coding sequence ATGATGAACACGAACCTCTACCCGGATGACCCGACCGACATCCTGCGCTCCGTGCTACAGCTCGAAGACCACGGGTTGGATGACTTTGGTTTCCGGCGCTTCACAGGCGATACCCCTCCCCAGGCTCGTGGACGAGTCTTCGGCGGCCAGGTCTTGGCTCAGTCCTTGCTGGCGGCATCAACGACGATCGACGATGACCGGTTGCTGCATTCCATGCACAGTTACTTCATCCGTCCCGGCGACGCCAAAGAGCCCATCGACTTCGTGGTGGAGTCCCCTCGTGACGGGCGTTCCTTCTCAGTACGCCGCGTTCAGGCGTGGCAACACGGCAAGGTCATCCTGTCGCTGAGCTGTTCCTTCCAGCAACCCAGCCCCGGACTGGAACACCAGGTTCCGATGCCGGAGGGCCTCCCCGGCCCCGAGGATCTGCCCACCGCCGCCGACCTCCTCGGCCACCTGGATGTTCCGGTGGCCCAAGAGTTCGCCCGGGCCCGGCCCTTCGATGTCCGCCACGTGTATCCGGCGATCTACCTGCGCCCCGATGAGCAAAAACGGCCAGAAAACATCGCTTGGATGAAAACGTTCACTCCGATTACCTTCGACGGACCGTTCACTTCCGCCAACGCTCAGGCCGCTGCGCTGGCCTATGCCTCGGATTACACCTTGTTGGAGCCGATTTTGCGTCAGCATGGGGTCGCCTGGGCGAAACGTGATCTTTCGGTGGCGTCACTCGACCACTCGATGTGGTTCCATCGCCCGGTGGCCGTGGATGAATGGCTTCTCTACGTGCAAGAATCACCGTCGGCACAGTCCGCTCGTGGATTGGGACTCGGCCGGATCTACACCCGCGACGGCATCCTGGTAGCAACCGTGGGCCAGGAAGGAATGGTCCGGCTCCCGGAGTTCGCTGAGCAAAACTGA
- a CDS encoding glycosyltransferase family 87 protein, translating to MIRSSRQTSRPGAPDRRWVLILLGITLIAGIVAVLTKQWCRINGWAAPDVHIHMCYSDFGQLFPTRGLAEGYFPFYTPLPEDQWMEYPALLAVVAGVTAWLVPGSGDGHERTLMYFDINAAGALLCWMIVVVATAYSARGHSKDALLVAIAPGIILTGYLNWDLWAVMLAALALWAWSSDKPLLTGFLLGLGAAMKLYPLFFFGAILVLCLRSRRLGTFFCSLAVGVATWLAVNVPFMLTAFDQWSRFYTFSGDREVSFSSMWLAFTWTGLDGSAFSLISNGLFALCCVGIAWLGLAAPQRPRMAQLCLLIVAAFLLLGKVYSPQFVMWLIPLVILARPHWKQFWIWQAAEVYHWGGVWMESARITSGGEFGNDVLIALWYGSGIIVHMAAVIWICVSVIQDILHPERDTVRQTSVTIGVAESTSDFASDPLAGTVRTSPDALLLPPASRRGTAA from the coding sequence GTGATCCGTTCATCGAGGCAGACGAGCCGCCCGGGAGCACCGGACCGCCGCTGGGTGTTGATCCTGTTGGGCATTACCCTCATCGCCGGCATTGTTGCGGTGCTGACCAAACAGTGGTGCCGCATCAACGGGTGGGCGGCACCCGATGTGCACATCCACATGTGTTACTCCGATTTCGGACAGCTCTTCCCGACGCGCGGTCTCGCCGAGGGGTACTTCCCGTTCTACACACCGTTGCCCGAAGATCAGTGGATGGAGTATCCGGCCTTACTCGCCGTGGTCGCCGGGGTGACCGCTTGGCTGGTACCGGGCAGTGGTGATGGCCATGAGCGCACACTGATGTACTTCGATATTAATGCGGCCGGTGCGCTGCTGTGCTGGATGATCGTCGTGGTGGCCACCGCGTACTCCGCCCGTGGTCACTCCAAGGATGCGCTGTTGGTGGCGATTGCCCCGGGCATCATCTTGACCGGCTATCTGAACTGGGACTTGTGGGCCGTGATGCTGGCCGCCCTGGCACTCTGGGCATGGAGCTCCGACAAGCCTCTGCTCACCGGGTTCCTGCTCGGGCTGGGCGCGGCCATGAAGCTCTATCCGTTGTTCTTCTTCGGCGCGATCCTGGTTCTGTGTCTGCGAAGTCGCCGGCTGGGAACTTTCTTCTGCTCACTGGCGGTAGGCGTCGCTACGTGGCTCGCCGTCAACGTGCCCTTCATGCTCACCGCGTTTGACCAGTGGTCCCGGTTCTATACATTCTCGGGGGACCGAGAGGTTTCCTTTTCTTCTATGTGGTTGGCCTTCACCTGGACCGGTCTCGATGGCTCTGCGTTCTCGCTGATCTCCAACGGGCTCTTCGCATTGTGCTGTGTCGGTATCGCCTGGCTCGGACTGGCTGCCCCGCAGCGGCCCCGGATGGCGCAACTGTGCCTGCTCATTGTGGCCGCGTTCCTGTTGTTGGGCAAGGTGTATTCACCACAGTTCGTGATGTGGTTGATTCCGCTGGTGATCCTGGCCCGCCCACACTGGAAGCAGTTCTGGATCTGGCAGGCTGCCGAGGTCTACCACTGGGGTGGGGTCTGGATGGAGTCCGCCCGGATCACGTCCGGTGGCGAGTTCGGCAACGATGTGCTCATCGCACTCTGGTACGGCTCGGGGATCATCGTTCATATGGCTGCGGTGATCTGGATTTGTGTGAGTGTCATCCAGGATATTCTGCACCCAGAACGGGACACAGTGCGGCAAACATCCGTCACCATCGGAGTCGCTGAGTCCACCTCTGACTTCGCTTCCGATCCACTGGCCGGGACCGTGCGCACCTCGCCGGACGCGCTATTGCTGCCACCGGCGTCTCGCAGAGGGACGGCAGCTTAG
- the mptB gene encoding polyprenol phosphomannose-dependent alpha 1,6 mannosyltransferase MptB, whose protein sequence is MASPPATSETSVSTRASSSLWIALIVGFLGSCAITAGSFSIGWLASASPIHRWDWLLPWRTTETGVITGTIVFTFGCWLMFWAWIRLGLVMRRRTSKDEGYYRFPPKSLRTVNLATLLWCAPQMLCLPIFSRDIFAYIGQGRLVLAGQDPYVDGISTLNNWFQLGTDTTWAQSETPYGPMFLWIEAAVVAITGPDNPDAAIFLFRVVALIGVLLIMYYVPKLAEHFGTDAARAQWISAANPLFIISFIASGHNDALMVGLALAGVWFALQGRGIIAILLVMASVGIKPITLVILPFIALWWAGAQASWLRRFVFWGMSAGIAAVVMVIVGLLNGYGFGWLAVMAGTGTGSVPWSPVGILTNMVSAILSSVGIPTYWVLDTFKLVGRIASVLIVLLLMFRGKHENLLWRMTWAFAALVVLSPIIQPWYLLWLLPFFAVAGIQGNWQLKWVIFTVAFFVAFGAADQLFVWQFLEIEGLVAVLSTVISWCCLVWILLLDPYTSRIVKEDWHVRAALRRVWVRRRTRKQDKAAVEAAGER, encoded by the coding sequence ATGGCCAGCCCCCCTGCTACGAGTGAGACCAGTGTGTCCACGCGCGCGTCGTCGTCGCTGTGGATCGCCCTCATCGTCGGCTTTTTAGGTTCCTGTGCCATTACCGCGGGTAGTTTCTCGATCGGGTGGCTTGCCTCGGCTTCACCCATCCATCGTTGGGACTGGCTACTGCCGTGGCGGACCACCGAGACCGGGGTCATCACCGGCACCATCGTGTTTACCTTCGGCTGTTGGCTGATGTTCTGGGCGTGGATCCGACTCGGGCTGGTGATGCGCCGTCGCACGAGCAAGGACGAGGGCTACTATCGCTTCCCGCCGAAATCGTTGCGCACGGTCAACCTGGCCACGCTGTTGTGGTGTGCCCCGCAGATGCTGTGTCTGCCGATTTTTTCCCGCGATATTTTCGCCTATATAGGGCAGGGACGCCTGGTGTTGGCCGGCCAGGACCCGTATGTGGACGGAATCTCGACGCTCAACAACTGGTTCCAGTTGGGCACCGACACCACCTGGGCACAGTCCGAGACCCCTTACGGCCCCATGTTCCTCTGGATTGAGGCCGCGGTGGTGGCGATCACCGGCCCGGACAATCCGGATGCGGCAATATTCTTGTTCCGCGTGGTGGCGCTGATCGGCGTGCTGCTGATCATGTACTACGTGCCGAAACTGGCGGAGCACTTCGGGACCGACGCGGCTCGAGCACAGTGGATTTCTGCGGCGAATCCGCTGTTCATCATTAGTTTTATTGCCTCCGGTCACAACGACGCGCTGATGGTGGGCCTGGCACTGGCCGGCGTGTGGTTCGCCCTGCAGGGCCGGGGGATTATTGCCATTCTGTTGGTGATGGCCTCGGTCGGAATCAAGCCCATCACCCTGGTGATTCTGCCGTTCATTGCATTGTGGTGGGCAGGTGCTCAAGCGAGCTGGCTGCGCCGCTTTGTTTTCTGGGGCATGAGCGCGGGCATAGCCGCCGTCGTGATGGTGATTGTCGGACTGCTGAACGGGTACGGCTTTGGTTGGCTGGCCGTGATGGCTGGCACGGGTACCGGTTCGGTGCCATGGTCGCCGGTGGGCATCTTGACGAACATGGTCTCCGCGATTCTCTCGTCGGTGGGGATTCCGACTTACTGGGTGCTGGACACGTTCAAACTTGTAGGCCGTATTGCCTCGGTGCTGATCGTGCTGCTGCTGATGTTCCGTGGCAAGCACGAGAACCTTTTATGGCGGATGACCTGGGCCTTCGCGGCTCTCGTGGTGCTTTCACCGATCATCCAGCCTTGGTACCTGTTGTGGCTGCTGCCGTTCTTCGCAGTGGCCGGGATTCAGGGTAACTGGCAGCTGAAGTGGGTGATCTTCACGGTCGCGTTCTTCGTGGCCTTTGGCGCTGCGGATCAGCTCTTTGTGTGGCAGTTCCTGGAGATCGAGGGATTGGTGGCTGTCCTCTCGACCGTGATCTCGTGGTGCTGCCTCGTATGGATTCTGTTGTTGGACCCGTACACGTCGCGCATCGTCAAGGAAGACTGGCATGTCCGGGCAGCTCTGCGCCGCGTGTGGGTACGACGTCGCACTCGGAAGCAAGATAAAGCGGCTGTGGAGGCCGCGGGGGAGCGGTGA
- the ettA gene encoding energy-dependent translational throttle protein EttA has protein sequence MAEFIYTMVKARKKVGDKVILDDVTMSFYPGAKIGMVGPNGAGKSTILKIMAGLDQPSNGEARLSPEYSVGILMQEPPLNEEKTVLGNVQEGVGEIYEKIQRYNQISEEMANPDADFDALMAEMGKLQEDIDAADAWDIDSQLEQAMDALRCPPGDSPVTHLSGGERRRVALCKLLLSKPDLLLLDEPTNHLDAESVQWLEGHLASYPGAVLAVTHDRYFLDHVAEWICEVDRGRLYPYEGNYSTYLEKKRARMEIQGKKDAKMAKRLAEELDWVRSNAKGRQAKSKARLARYEEMAAEAEKTRKLDFEEIQIPPGPRLGSQVIEASNIQKGFGDRVLIDGLSFSLPRNGIVGIIGPNGVGKTTLFKTIVGIEPLDGGELTVGDSVKISYVDQNRANIDPEKSLWEVVSDGLDYINVGQVEMPSRAYVSAFGFKGPDQQKKAGVLSGGERNRLNLALTLKEGGNLLLLDEPTNDLDVETLGSLENALLEFPGCAVVISHDRWFLDRVATHILAYEGTDENPSNWYWFEGNFESYEANKVERLGQDAARPHRVTHRKLTRD, from the coding sequence ATGGCGGAATTTATTTACACGATGGTCAAGGCCCGCAAGAAGGTCGGCGACAAGGTCATCCTCGATGACGTGACGATGTCGTTCTACCCTGGAGCCAAGATCGGCATGGTCGGCCCCAACGGCGCCGGCAAGTCAACCATTCTGAAAATTATGGCTGGATTGGACCAGCCCTCGAACGGCGAAGCACGACTGTCGCCCGAATACTCCGTGGGGATCCTGATGCAGGAGCCGCCACTGAACGAAGAAAAGACCGTCCTGGGCAACGTCCAGGAAGGTGTCGGCGAGATCTACGAAAAGATCCAGCGCTACAACCAGATTTCTGAAGAAATGGCCAACCCCGACGCAGATTTCGACGCGCTCATGGCCGAGATGGGCAAGCTTCAGGAAGACATCGACGCCGCGGACGCCTGGGACATCGACTCCCAGCTGGAGCAGGCGATGGATGCACTGCGGTGCCCCCCGGGTGACTCGCCCGTGACTCACCTCTCGGGTGGTGAACGACGTCGTGTTGCCTTGTGTAAGCTGCTGCTCTCCAAGCCTGATCTGCTGCTGCTCGATGAACCCACTAACCATCTCGACGCCGAATCGGTGCAGTGGTTGGAGGGACACCTCGCTAGCTATCCCGGTGCCGTCCTGGCCGTGACCCACGACCGTTACTTCCTGGACCACGTCGCTGAATGGATCTGTGAGGTCGACCGCGGCCGCCTGTACCCCTACGAAGGCAACTACTCCACCTACTTGGAGAAGAAGCGCGCTCGTATGGAGATCCAGGGCAAGAAGGACGCCAAGATGGCCAAGCGACTGGCCGAGGAACTCGACTGGGTACGCTCGAACGCCAAGGGACGTCAGGCCAAGTCCAAGGCCCGTCTGGCTCGCTACGAGGAAATGGCGGCGGAAGCAGAGAAGACCCGCAAGCTGGACTTCGAGGAGATTCAGATTCCTCCGGGACCACGTCTGGGTTCTCAGGTCATCGAAGCTTCGAACATTCAAAAGGGCTTCGGCGATCGCGTTCTCATCGACGGACTCAGTTTCTCGCTTCCGCGGAACGGCATCGTCGGCATCATCGGTCCCAACGGCGTCGGTAAGACGACACTGTTCAAAACGATCGTTGGCATCGAGCCGCTGGACGGCGGCGAGTTGACCGTCGGCGATTCGGTGAAGATCTCCTACGTTGACCAGAACCGAGCCAATATCGACCCGGAGAAGTCCCTCTGGGAGGTTGTCTCGGACGGACTCGACTACATCAACGTGGGCCAGGTGGAAATGCCGTCACGCGCCTATGTCTCTGCGTTCGGGTTCAAGGGTCCGGACCAGCAGAAGAAGGCCGGCGTGCTTTCCGGTGGTGAACGCAACCGCCTGAACTTGGCCCTGACGCTGAAAGAGGGCGGCAACCTGCTGCTGCTCGATGAGCCCACCAACGACCTCGACGTGGAAACCTTGGGCTCATTGGAAAACGCTCTTCTAGAGTTCCCTGGTTGTGCGGTGGTGATCTCTCACGATCGTTGGTTCCTGGACCGGGTGGCTACCCACATCCTCGCCTACGAAGGCACGGACGAAAACCCGTCGAACTGGTACTGGTTTGAGGGCAACTTCGAGTCGTACGAGGCGAACAAGGTCGAGCGCCTTGGCCAGGATGCTGCACGTCCGCACCGCGTGACACACCGCAAGCTCACTCGCGACTGA
- the mptB gene encoding polyprenol phosphomannose-dependent alpha 1,6 mannosyltransferase MptB: MMGLSTFGHVHPRRHVTVGTLGSLLIMVGSWGVGWLPSNQLSWFAHSTILNPLRVETSGVISCAVAMMLGCLLLIRSWLRLGQDLRLPTLRIPPSSIVSGEPHVHARRYLSHAMIAWMTPLMLAFPIFSRDVYSYLAQGRVLHTGLNPYEHGVSSLSGWFMQGADSIWAESPSPYGPLFLLMARGIWVVTGGVPEAAILIFRLITVTGLVLCWWAVPRLARRFGSNQEWALWVAVLNPLTAFYLMAGVHNDSLMTGLLLAGFLLIGAGRDRWGTSTAGLVLIGVSIAIKPLTVLTLPFAGLLMLYRPDQARVRYRHRAAAWVWCLVVVGAVMTVAGAVSGLWFGWIPAMLTSGDAAFPYAPFGLLGLGVGWLVDVVFNTGLRPVADVVYTLGTAASLGLVAYLALRRRVINPLVSTALALTVTILLAPIIQPWYVLWVIPIYAVTRVWRGTMEWQSWTVYLMVVALAVVGVIDQVSVAQWIPILLVRGIILVVGVAGMVYLVLFDRATACLFPFRRDARQAMRRCEPPSELTTTRESE; this comes from the coding sequence ATGATGGGACTGAGCACCTTCGGTCACGTGCACCCGCGACGCCACGTGACCGTCGGAACGCTCGGCTCGCTGTTGATTATGGTTGGCTCGTGGGGAGTGGGCTGGTTGCCGTCCAACCAGCTCTCCTGGTTCGCTCACTCTACGATCTTGAACCCGCTGAGAGTGGAGACCTCCGGAGTGATCAGCTGCGCGGTGGCCATGATGCTGGGCTGTTTGCTGTTGATTCGCTCATGGCTTCGCCTGGGCCAGGATCTGCGGTTGCCGACGCTACGGATACCGCCGTCGTCGATCGTGTCGGGGGAACCCCACGTGCACGCGCGGCGATACCTGAGCCACGCGATGATCGCCTGGATGACCCCGCTGATGCTGGCGTTCCCCATTTTCTCCCGGGACGTGTATTCCTATCTGGCGCAGGGACGGGTGCTTCACACGGGGCTGAACCCTTACGAGCACGGGGTGTCTTCGCTGTCCGGGTGGTTTATGCAAGGAGCGGACTCGATCTGGGCAGAATCGCCATCGCCGTATGGGCCTTTGTTCCTGCTGATGGCCCGGGGTATTTGGGTGGTGACCGGCGGTGTTCCGGAAGCGGCGATCCTGATCTTCCGGCTGATTACCGTCACCGGACTGGTGCTGTGTTGGTGGGCGGTGCCGCGGCTGGCGCGTCGTTTCGGCTCGAACCAGGAATGGGCGCTGTGGGTGGCGGTGCTGAACCCGCTGACGGCGTTCTACCTCATGGCCGGCGTGCACAACGACTCCCTCATGACGGGACTCCTGCTGGCCGGGTTCTTGCTTATCGGTGCCGGTCGTGATCGATGGGGTACCAGCACCGCGGGACTGGTACTGATCGGTGTCTCGATCGCTATCAAACCGCTGACGGTGTTGACGTTGCCGTTCGCCGGGTTGCTGATGCTGTATCGGCCCGACCAGGCGCGGGTGCGCTACCGGCACCGCGCGGCCGCCTGGGTGTGGTGTCTGGTCGTGGTCGGTGCGGTGATGACGGTGGCCGGTGCCGTATCTGGTCTCTGGTTCGGCTGGATCCCCGCCATGCTCACGTCCGGGGATGCTGCGTTTCCGTACGCCCCCTTTGGCCTGCTGGGGCTGGGGGTCGGCTGGCTCGTGGATGTGGTGTTTAACACAGGTCTGCGTCCGGTGGCAGACGTGGTATACACCTTGGGAACGGCGGCCTCCCTGGGGCTGGTGGCCTACCTAGCGCTTCGTCGTCGTGTGATCAATCCGCTGGTGTCAACGGCCCTGGCGCTGACCGTGACCATTTTGCTGGCTCCGATCATCCAGCCTTGGTATGTGCTGTGGGTCATCCCGATTTATGCGGTCACCCGCGTGTGGCGTGGAACCATGGAGTGGCAGTCATGGACCGTGTATCTGATGGTGGTTGCGTTGGCCGTGGTGGGAGTGATCGATCAGGTGTCCGTGGCCCAGTGGATCCCCATCCTGCTGGTGCGCGGCATCATCTTGGTGGTGGGAGTGGCCGGTATGGTGTACTTGGTGCTCTTCGACCGCGCTACCGCCTGTTTGTTCCCCTTTCGCAGAGACGCTCGCCAGGCCATGCGCCGCTGCGAGCCACCCAGTGAATTGACGACGACGAGGGAGTCCGAGTGA
- a CDS encoding single-stranded DNA-binding protein, with product MNQLITIRGNLAADPKSKMLPDGITEAVEFRVASTERRFDRQTESWIDINTSWFTVNCYRGLARNARRSLSKGHPVVVTGKLSVRTWKTKEPDGDVPKTGTTVQIDADSVGHDLSRGWTDFVRTGVEGESLQRAPRAETSEEPTRVDFGESSASWTSVRSEDDLTPQRVPDPVPHDDEAAAAMYAMAGDHDLVRH from the coding sequence ATGAATCAACTCATCACTATTCGCGGAAATCTGGCAGCCGACCCCAAGAGCAAGATGTTGCCTGATGGCATCACAGAAGCCGTGGAGTTTCGCGTGGCCAGTACCGAGCGGCGGTTCGACCGCCAGACCGAGAGTTGGATCGATATCAATACCAGCTGGTTCACGGTGAACTGCTACCGCGGACTGGCACGCAATGCCCGCCGCAGTCTCTCAAAAGGTCATCCCGTGGTGGTCACCGGCAAACTGTCGGTGCGGACCTGGAAGACCAAGGAACCGGACGGCGACGTGCCGAAGACCGGCACTACGGTTCAGATCGACGCCGATTCTGTCGGTCACGATCTGTCACGTGGCTGGACGGATTTCGTGCGGACGGGTGTTGAAGGAGAAAGCCTGCAACGTGCACCACGAGCAGAAACTTCTGAAGAACCCACTCGTGTTGACTTCGGAGAGTCCTCGGCCTCGTGGACTTCTGTTCGAAGCGAGGATGACCTTACACCGCAGCGCGTTCCTGATCCCGTGCCGCATGACGATGAGGCAGCGGCGGCCATGTACGCGATGGCAGGAGACCACGATCTGGTTCGACACTGA
- a CDS encoding globin: MAAGTAHTPPFQRTSTPAKDETPEPTSKPTSFYEQIGGRPTFAKLCRVFYEGVAEDPVLREMYPEEDLGPAEERLLLFLEQYWGGPGTYSEQRGHPRLRMRHMPYRVDFDARDRWLKHMRVAVDSLELPPLQEETLWDYLERAAHAMVNA, translated from the coding sequence ATAGCTGCGGGAACGGCACACACTCCCCCTTTTCAGCGCACCAGTACTCCCGCCAAGGATGAGACCCCGGAGCCGACGTCGAAGCCCACCAGTTTCTATGAGCAGATCGGCGGACGTCCCACCTTCGCCAAGCTCTGCCGAGTGTTTTATGAAGGAGTTGCGGAAGATCCGGTGCTGCGCGAGATGTATCCGGAGGAAGATCTCGGTCCGGCAGAAGAGCGTTTGTTGCTGTTTCTGGAACAATACTGGGGCGGTCCTGGCACCTATTCCGAGCAACGAGGACATCCCCGGTTGCGCATGCGGCACATGCCGTACCGAGTGGATTTCGACGCACGAGACCGCTGGCTCAAGCACATGCGCGTCGCCGTCGACTCGCTGGAGCTTCCCCCTCTCCAAGAGGAAACTCTGTGGGATTACCTTGAGCGCGCAGCACACGCCATGGTCAACGCCTAG
- a CDS encoding DUF2079 domain-containing protein encodes MGKRTKSGTAQSKETENVPAPSLNRREWIHLGIVLAVAVSVYVTHSLLRFRNFDAKGYDLGIFDQAVRQYALFNAPIVPIKGVDFHLLGDHFHPILALLAPFYWVWDDPRMLGIVMALALASSAIPIYLFTRRRGSHVASLLAAIAVLAWWPFQAMVNWEFHEVTLGVPVMGWVVWAIDARRHWLAAGLSLILLTVREDMGVTLIAIALVLALRKAWAQTALLVVAGVLGYYFATEVVIPHYSPDGEFGYWQFTALGPDMSSSLLYMITNPFAALAVLFDHPLKVGLWLLHFVPLWFLPFLSPYTLMAAPLLLSRLFNDRLNLWAPVYQYDAIISVVFLMAAIDGLHRAVGWWAKRGKTRSRMMTIFTASVVGCAVVGTVFFPQVFPFHRTFSGELWTKKEKAEAFERAVDLIPDDVCVEAADNAIPHLVDRTYVSLHGVIGDTLSTWMIIDTDVEELGGWDPLTPDEALLRAERLGFEVVTEDDHGVWVLQRDAPVDPVCSSYLPGD; translated from the coding sequence GTGGGGAAGCGAACGAAGTCCGGTACAGCGCAAAGCAAAGAGACCGAAAACGTACCGGCCCCGTCTCTGAATCGGCGCGAATGGATCCATCTGGGGATCGTGCTGGCCGTAGCGGTCTCCGTTTACGTGACACACTCTCTGTTGCGGTTCCGGAACTTCGACGCTAAGGGATACGACCTCGGTATCTTTGACCAGGCGGTCCGACAGTATGCCTTGTTCAACGCCCCGATCGTTCCCATCAAGGGCGTAGATTTCCACTTGCTCGGTGACCACTTCCACCCGATTTTGGCGTTGCTTGCGCCGTTCTATTGGGTATGGGACGACCCTCGGATGCTCGGGATCGTCATGGCCTTGGCTTTAGCGTCCAGTGCCATTCCGATTTATCTGTTCACTCGACGCCGTGGCTCCCATGTTGCCAGTCTGCTTGCTGCGATCGCTGTGCTCGCCTGGTGGCCCTTCCAAGCCATGGTCAATTGGGAGTTCCACGAAGTCACCCTCGGCGTGCCGGTGATGGGGTGGGTGGTCTGGGCCATCGACGCGCGTCGGCACTGGCTGGCCGCCGGACTGTCATTGATCTTGCTCACTGTGCGCGAAGACATGGGCGTCACGCTGATTGCCATCGCCCTGGTGTTGGCCTTGCGCAAAGCATGGGCACAGACCGCGTTGCTCGTGGTGGCTGGCGTGCTGGGTTATTACTTCGCCACCGAAGTCGTGATTCCCCATTACTCCCCCGATGGTGAGTTTGGATATTGGCAGTTCACCGCCCTCGGCCCCGACATGAGTAGCTCTCTGCTCTATATGATCACCAACCCGTTCGCCGCTTTGGCCGTACTGTTCGACCACCCGCTCAAAGTGGGTCTGTGGTTGCTGCATTTTGTGCCACTCTGGTTCCTGCCCTTCCTTTCCCCGTACACGTTGATGGCGGCACCGCTGTTGCTATCCCGTCTGTTCAACGACCGGTTGAACCTCTGGGCGCCGGTCTACCAATACGACGCCATCATCTCGGTCGTTTTCCTGATGGCGGCCATCGACGGATTGCATCGTGCTGTGGGCTGGTGGGCCAAGCGAGGAAAGACCCGGAGTCGGATGATGACTATCTTTACGGCATCCGTCGTGGGTTGTGCCGTGGTGGGGACTGTTTTCTTCCCGCAGGTCTTCCCGTTCCACCGCACGTTCTCAGGCGAGCTGTGGACCAAGAAGGAGAAGGCGGAGGCCTTCGAGCGCGCCGTCGATCTCATTCCAGACGATGTATGTGTCGAGGCTGCAGATAATGCGATTCCGCATCTGGTGGACCGCACCTATGTCAGCTTGCACGGGGTGATCGGCGATACATTGTCCACGTGGATGATCATCGACACCGATGTGGAAGAACTCGGTGGCTGGGATCCGCTCACCCCGGATGAAGCACTCCTACGTGCCGAGCGACTCGGCTTCGAGGTCGTCACCGAAGACGATCACGGTGTGTGGGTGCTTCAGCGGGATGCGCCGGTGGACCCGGTGTGCTCAAGCTATCTGCCCGGGGACTAA